In Gopherus flavomarginatus isolate rGopFla2 chromosome 1, rGopFla2.mat.asm, whole genome shotgun sequence, a single genomic region encodes these proteins:
- the LOC127041959 gene encoding uncharacterized protein LOC127041959 translates to MQLPVTLEPGPIYFFDQLKSRTKERGKKIPEEPPTDFNSLTTNSQPTGFIPSLVKFRNPGCTAEHVEGNEDSFLKDETARREKYPFLPQISGASLFKTSSEVPSSKLSQMPSVLPADEEIQPSLLDEYKYMAPTILHELGEILQLCASYDIIFPQGIVNLLNYSWKELTEGADYSKRRQQSLRYKSIRSGKSQASEECENLASGSEYMDHEMTQCAKGRRKKSVLPADCAKEKRNPEMAPNKPLGNKAPVTQHDTHLPITISFSLSSKLSEERGWRFLHSDSKSEDLEWKVPFAWAVEKLRQAQIQINDQISKLKEAGFDRPVILRHYGDTVRENIPKKFKGQTCKTLFELLNGKPQIPTIKQADPALRKLHYGLIDGSSLI, encoded by the exons ATGCAACTGCCTGTAACCCTGGAGCCAGGACCCATATATTTCTTTGACCAG ctGAAATCTAGAACAAAAGAGCGGGGCAAGAAAATACCAGAAGAAccacccactgatttcaattcaCTCACCACAAATTCTCAGCCCACGGGCTTTATTCCCAG CCTGGTCAAATTCAGGAATCCTGGATGTACAGCAGAACATGTGGAAGGAAATGAAGACAGTTTCTTAAAAGATGAAACAGCAAGAAGAGAGAAATATCCATTTCTGCCTCAGATATCTGGCGCTTCCCTATTCAAAACTAGCAGTGAAGTTCCCAGCTCAAAGCTATCTCAAATGCCTTCAGTCCTTCCAGCAGATGAAGAAATACAGCCGAGCCTGTTGGATGAATATAAATACATGGCTCCCACCATCTTACATGAACTTGGAGAAATATTGCAGCTCTGTGCTAGCTATGACATTATTTTCCCTCAGGGAATTGTAAATCTCCTGAACTACAGCTGGAAGGAGCTCACTGAAGGTGCTGATTACAGTAAAAGGCGTCAGCAGTCCCTAAGATACAAAAGCATAAGATCAGGGAAAAGCCAAGCATCAGAAGAGTGTGAGAACCTGGCATCGGGGTCTGAATATATGGATCATGAAATGACTCAATGTGCAAAAGGTCGACGCAAGAAGAGTGTTTTACCTGCAGATTGTGCAAAGGAAAAAAGGAATCCTGAAATGGCACCAAATAAGCCTCTAGGAAACAAAG CTCCTGTTACGCAACATGATACCCACTTACCTATCACAATCAGTTTCTCACTGTCATCAAAACTGTCCGAGGAAAGAG GTTGGCGTTTCCTGCATTCTGACTCTAAGTCTGAAGATCTTGAATGGAAAGTGCCTTTTGCCTGGGCGGTGGAGAAACTACGACAAGCTCAGATACAAAT AAACGATCAGATATCTAAGCTGAAAGAAGCAGGATTTGACCGACCAGTCATTCTCCGGCATTATGGTGATACTGTGAGAGAAAATATTCCCAAGAAATTTAAGGGGCAGACCTGCAAGACCTTATTTGAGCTGCTGAATGGAAAACCCCAAATACCAACAATCAAGCAGGCAGACCCAGCATTACGAAAACTGCATTATGGGCTGATTGATGGCTCATCTTTGATTTAA